The following proteins are encoded in a genomic region of Montipora foliosa isolate CH-2021 chromosome 8, ASM3666993v2, whole genome shotgun sequence:
- the LOC137968272 gene encoding uncharacterized protein, translating into MAISLPNFPPFKVHVDGNAGPRWKKWLGRFERLTIAMGITDDKQKRALLLHYGGPEVDEIFETLQDVGEDKDYNKAVEKLTAYFSPQVNTTYEVYNFRQAKQKDGETLDSFHTRLRSLAKTCDFANPDKEIKEQIILNCQSNPLRRKALREDFDLAGLMKAGRALELSEVQAKDLENKDKTVNAIKPPQKGTLTQPKGKQRSPQNRQESRNRDKSRKRDGKCRNCGGIYPHRDSCPAKNKKSTSCGKLNHFAQVCRTNPPESANQVTHRDTDEEVTQ; encoded by the coding sequence ATGGCGATTTCACTGCCTAACTTCCCACCGTTTAAAGTTCACGTCGATGGAAATGCAGGTCCTAGATGGAAGAAATGGCTAGGGCGATTCGAGAGATTAACAATTGCAATGGGGATTACCGATGACAAGCAGAAAAGAGCTCTTCTGCTGCATTACGGCGGCCCAGAGGTCGACGAGATCTTCGAGACACTTCAAGACGTCGGCGAGGACAAGGATTACAACAAAGCCGTCGAAAAACTAACCGCTTACTTCTCTCCACAAGTGAACACAACATACGAAGTATACAACTTCCGTCAGGCCAAGCAAAAGGATGGAGAAACTCTGGACAGTTTCCATACCCGTCTGAGGAGCCTAGCAAAGACCTGCGACTTCGCAAATCCAGACAAAGAGATTAAAGAACAAATCATCTTGAACTGCCAGTCAAACCCCCTTCGGCGTAAAGCTCTGCGAGAGGACTTCGATTTAGCTGGTCTCATGAAAGCTGGTAGAGCCCTAGAATTAAGCGAAGTACAAGCGAAGGATCTTGAAAATAAGGATAAAACCGTGAACGCGATAAAACCACCCCAAAAAGGAACACTAACACAACCCAAAGGAAAACAGCGCAGTCCGCAAAATCGCCAAGAGTCACGCAACCGTGACAAATCCCGAAAGCGCGACGGAAAATGTAGGAACTGCGGTGGAATATACCCTCATAGAGACAGCTGCCCCGCGAAGAACAAAAAGAGCACCTCATGTGGCAAACTAAACCATTTTGCCCAAGTGTGCAGAACAAACCCACCTGAGTCGGCAAACCAGGTCACGCATCGAGacactgatgaagaagttacaCAGTAG